In one window of Gossypium hirsutum isolate 1008001.06 chromosome A01, Gossypium_hirsutum_v2.1, whole genome shotgun sequence DNA:
- the LOC107936994 gene encoding uncharacterized protein, translating into MLVIAWNEVIICIGCPMEDHTFAVGQEFPDVKAFRNAIKEAAIAQHFELRIIKSDLIRYFAKCATEGCPWRIRAVKLPNSPTFTIRSLEGAHTCGKNAQNGHHQASVDWIVSFIEERLRDNINYKPKDILHDIHKQYGIIIPYKQAWRAKERGLAAIYGSSEEGYCMLPTFCEEIKKTNPGSIAELFTTGADNRFQRLFVSFHASICGFLSGCLPIVGLGGIQLKSKYLGTLLSATAFDADGGLFPLAFGVVDTENDDSWIWFLSELHKALEMNSEKMPQLTFLSDGQKGTLDAIRRKFPNSCHAFCMSYLSESISKEFKNSRLFHLLWKAAYATTTTVFKEKMAEIEEASPEAAKWIQKFPPSRWALLYFEGTRYGHLSSNIEEFNRWILDALELPIIQVVEQIHNKLMSEFEDRRTRSHSWFSVLAPSAETRMQEVISRASTYQVLRSDEVEFEVISAERSDIVNIGKHSCSCRDWQLYGIPCALAAAAIMSCRKDVYAFAEKCFTVASYHEAYSEEIYPIPQKIDWNKFDEAPSTLNEDAQVVRPPKFRRPPGRPEKKRICVGELNREKHTVHCSRCNQTGHYKTTCKADIMKGIDSSLVGSNFVLK; encoded by the coding sequence ATGTTGGTCATTGCATGGAATGAAGTCATAATTTGTATTGGTTGCCCCATGGAAGACCACACTTTTGCTGTTGGTCAGGAGTTCCCTGATGTCAAGGCCTTCCGTAATGCTATTAAGGAAGCTGCCATTGCACAGCACTTTGAGCTGCGTATTATAAAGAGTGACCTTATCCGTTACTTTGCCAAGTGCGCCACAGAAGGATGTCCATGGCGTATTCGTGCAGTTAAGCTTCCCAATTCTCCAACTTTCACAATTAGAAGTCTTGAAGGAGCACATACTTGTGGGAAAAATGCACAAAATGGACACCATCAAGCTTCTGTGGATTGGATTGTGAGTTTTATAGAGGAACGACTACGGGATAACATCAATTACAAGCCAAAGGATATATTGCATGACATTCATAAACAATATGGGATCATCATACCATACAAGCAAGCTTGGCGTGCAAAGGAACGGGGACTTGCTGCTATTTATGGCTCTTCAGAAGAAGGATACTGCATGCTTCCCACATTTTGTGaggaaataaagaaaacaaacccTGGAAGTATTGCAGAGTTATTCACCACTGGTGCAGATAACCGTTTCCAGCGGCTATTTGTTTCCTTTCATGCATCCATATGTGGATTCTTGAGTGGATGCTTGCCTATTGTTGGGCTTGGTGGAATCCAGCTTAAAAGCAAATACCTCGGTACTTTGCTTTCAGCAACTGCTTTTGATGCTGATGGTGGTTTATTTCCTCTTGCATTTGGCGTTGTTGATACAGAAAATGATGATAGCTGGATCTGGTTCTTATCAGAGTTGCATAAGGCTTTGGAGATGAATTCTGAGAAAATGCCACAGCTCACTTTTCTATCAGATGGTCAAAAAGGCACTTTAGATGCAATAAGGAGAAAGTTCCCAAattcttgtcatgccttttgcATGAGCTATCTTAGTGAAAGCATTAGCAAAGAGTTCAAGAACTCAAGGCTTTTCCATCTTCTCTGGAAAGCTGCATATGCTACAACTACGACTGTTTTTAAAGAGAAAATGGCTGAAATAGAGGAGGCTTCTCCTGAAGCTGCAAAGTGGATACAGAAATTTCCACCTTCCCGCTGGGCATTGTTGTATTTCGAAGGGACACGTTATGGGCACCTCTCATCCAACATTGAGGAATTTAATCGGTGGATTCTTGATGCTTTAGAGTTACCCATAATACAGGTGGTTGAGCAAATTCACAACAAATTGATGTCTGAGTTTGAGGACCGTCGAACTAGAAGTCATTCTTGGTTTTCTGTACTAGCCCCTAGTGCTGAGACACGCATGCAAGAAGTTATCAGCCGTGCATCAACATATCAAGTTCTGCGGTCAGATGAAGTAGAATTTGAGGTTATATCAGCTGAACGATCAGACATTGTGAATATTGGGAAACACTCTTGTTCATGTCGTGATTGGCAACTTTATGGAATACCTTGTGCACTTGCTGCGGCAGCAATCATGTCATGCCGAAAAGATGTATATGCTTTCGCAGAGAAATGCTTTACAGTTGCCAGTTATCATGAGGCATATTCAGAAGAGATATACCCCATTCCTCAGAAGATTGACTGGAACAAGTTCGATGAGGCGCCTAGTACTTTGAATGAGGATGCTCAAGTCGTGCGACCGCCCAAGTTTCGTCGGCCTCCAGGACGCCCTGAAAAGAAACGGATATGCGTAGGGGAGCTTAATCGTGAGAAACACACGGTGCATTGTAGCAGATGTAACCAGACCGGTCACTATAAAACAACTTGCAAAGCAGATATTATGAAGGGTATTGATTCTAGCCTTGTAGGATCTAATTTTGTACTTAAGTAG
- the LOC107936957 gene encoding COX assembly mitochondrial protein 2 homolog: MHPPLTLHRHPMCAEIIEEFQKCHLEHPIAKFFGECTELKIKLDRCLRQEKALKRKANFEQSKKLKERLQALRKETAESDS, translated from the exons ATGCACCCTCCTCTTACTTTACACAGGCATCCAATGTGTGCTGAA ATCATCGAGGAGTTCCAAAAGTGTCATTTAGAGCATCCAATAGCTAAATTCTTCGGTGAATGTACAGAATTAAAGATAAAGCTCGATCGCTGTTTACGACAGGAA AAAGCTTTGAAGAGGAAGGCCAATTTTGAACAGAGTAAGAAACTGAAAGAAAGACTTCAGGCGTTAAGGAAGGAAACTGCTGAAAGCGATTCATGA
- the LOC107936949 gene encoding uncharacterized protein, with protein sequence MEALLSEFTFLSDQALQDKNFDPSTIEDLMKLFEIESYKAWAAMELEQEEEVKEAETSMQQAEGYLDSVMEAAMDEFRRLEEEMERMAKAELKDLEDTADKARKMGNLMEKAAAIASKKYVEAALNSATASMKSAWKGLSSKKVHPS encoded by the coding sequence atggaagCTCTACTCTCTGAATTCACCTTCCTCTCAGATCAAGCATTACAAGACAAGAACTTTGATCCATCCACCATAGAAGACCTAATGAAGCTGTTTGAGATTGAATCATACAAGGCATGGGCAGCTATGGAGCTTGAACAAGAAGAGGAAGTGAAAGAAGCTGAAACAAGCATGCAGCAAGCTGAGGGTTATCTTGACTCAGTCATGGAAGCTGCGATGGATGAGTTTAGGCGGTTGGAGGAGGAAATGGAACGCATGGCAAAGGCTGAACTGAAGGACCTGGAAGACACAGCCGACAAGGCTAGAAAAATGGGAAACCTGATGGAAAAAGCTGCCGCTATCGCCTCCAAAAAGTACGTTGAGGCTGCACTTAATTCTGCTACTGCTTCTATGAAATCTGCTTGGAAAGGACTTTCTTCTAAAAAGGTTCATCCTTCATGA
- the LOC107939216 gene encoding elongation of fatty acids protein sre1: protein MEVPFFPTLFSCIKDLVVQQALFSTLEDWLVKHPKILQFSWESGQTPASSHRFLTLTVLSYISFTFVLSQLSRPSLSRPLLKSIAAVHNIFLLTLSFIMALGCLVSIFSQVPNFNTLVCFPRGTSPSGPLFFWAYIFYLSKIVEFMDTLLIILSGSMKRLSFLHVYHHSMVVIMCYICLDSAQSSVPMVLVTNCVVHVVMYTYYLLCTLGMHPKWKKMVTDFQLVQFWLSFLIMAMLVFYHFTASGCSGILSWCFNAAFIASLLYLFSDFHAKSYSTNAKVFKGN from the coding sequence ATGGAAGTCCCCTTTTTCCCAACCCTTTTCTCCTGTATCAAAGACTTGGTGGTGCAACAAGCCTTGTTCTCAACCTTGGAGGATTGGCTAGTGAAGCATCCCAAAATCCTCCAGTTTTCATGGGAAAGTGGCCAAACACCAGCCTCCTCTCACCGCTTCCTCACCCTCACTGTCTTGTCTTACATCTCTTTCACCTTCGTTCTCTCCCAACTATCTCGCCCATCACTTTCACGTCCACTCCTCAAATCAATCGCAGCCGTCCACAACATCTTCCTCCTTACCCTTTCTTTCATCATGGCCCTGGGTTGCCTCGTTTCCATCTTCTCCCAGGTGCCTAACTTCAACACCCTCGTTTGCTTCCCCAGGGGTACATCCCCATCGGGCCCTCTCTTTTTCTGGGCATACATCTTCTACCTCTCCAAGATTGTTGAATTCATGGACACCCTTTTGATCATCCTCAGCGGATCCATGAAGAGGCTATCCTTCCTTCACGTTTACCATCACTCCATGGTGGTCATCATGTGTTATATTTGCTTAGACAGTGCTCAGTCCTCCGTACCCATGGTGCTGGTCACCAACTGCGTGGTGCATGTCGTAATGTACACCTATTACCTGTTGTGCACCCTGGGGATGCACCCTAAGTGGAAAAAAATGGTGACGGATTTTCAACTAGTGCAGTTCTGGTTAAGCTTTTTGATCATGGCCATGCTTGTGTTCTACCACTTCACAGCTTCTGGCTGCTCTGGGATTCTGAGTTGGTGTTTCAATGCAGCCTTCATCGCCTCTCTTCTCTACTTGTTCTCAGACTTTCATGCCAAGAGTTACTCCACCAATGCCAAGGTCTTCAAGGgtaactaa
- the LOC107939224 gene encoding uncharacterized protein, which produces MAPSISSIFISHTFNAFASFTNCSKNNKNHTTPPSQHKNHQLFSSSPGKVSFAAATGELFLGIASRFIKSSSNYEDSGSTIPVFSRPRKRINGSEAGNNDKDRIGLVMEDEIEPEVIWEQRVKDIEAEKERRVVTSPGFSFSAAGLLFPYHLGVAQFLIEKGYIKETTPLAGSSAGAIICAVIASGASMDEALKATKDLADDCRLKGTAFRLGAVLRDILDKFLPDDIHTRSNGRVRVAVTQILWRPRGLLVDQFDSKEDLINAVITSSFIPGYLAPRPATMFRNRLCIDGGLTLFMPPTSASKTVRVCAFPASQLGLQGIGISPDCNPENRASGRELFNWALEPADDEILDRLFEFGYLDAAVWGEQNPVKDIVADNSPLVGNGSAK; this is translated from the exons atGGCTCCTTCTATTTCTTCTATTTTCATTTCCCACACTTTCAATGCTTTCGCTTCCTTCACTAACTGctctaaaaacaacaaaaaccacACTACTCCACCTTCacaacataaaaatcatcaacttttttcttcttctccaggAAAAGTGTCTTTCGCCGCTGCAACAGGGGAGCTTTTCTTGGGAATTGCATCAAGATTTATTAAAAGCAGTTCCAATTATGAAGATTCAGGCTCTACAATCCCTGTTTTCAGCAGACCCAGAAAGAGAATCAATGGGAGTGAGGCTGGAAACAATGATAAGGACAGAATTGGGTTAGTGATGGAGGATGAAATTGAGCCAGAGGTGATATGGGAACAACGAGTCAAGGATATTGAagctgaaaaagaaagaagagtggTTACTAGCCCTGGGTTTAGCTTCTCTGCTGCTGGCCTCTTGTTTCCTTATCATCTTGGAGTTGCCCAGTTCCTCATTGAAAAGGGTTACATAAAG GAAACCACACCATTGGCTGGTTCATCTGCTGGTGCCATAATATGTGCAGTGATTGCTTCTGGAGCTAGCATGGATGAAGCCTTAAAAGCTACTAAGGACCTGGCTGATGATTGCCGGCTTAAAGGGACTGCATTTCGTCTTGGG GCTGTTCTCCGAGATATTCTTGACAAGTTTCTGCCTGATGATATTCATACTAGGTCCAATGGGAGGGTTCGTG TTGCTGTAACTCAGATTCTTTGGAGGCCTAGGGGTTTACTGGTAGATCAATTTGATTCTAAAGAAGATTTGATCAATGCagtcattacatcttccttcattccTGG GTATCTTGCTCCTCGCCCAGCAACAATGTTCCGAAATCGTCTATGCATTGATGGGGGTTTGACATTATTTATGCCCCCAACATCTGCTTCTAAAACG GTCCGAGTCTGTGCTTTCCCAGCCAGTCAGTTGGGGTTGCAAGGAATTGGGATTAGTCCGGACTGCAATCCTGAGAATAGGGCTAGTGGAAGAGAG CTTTTCAATTGGGCATTGGAGCCAGCAGATGATGAAATTCTTGATAGGCTCTTTGAGTTTGGATATCTAGATGCAGCCGTATGGGGAGAGCAGAACCCTGTCAAGGACATTGTTGCAGATAACAGTCCCCTTGTTGGGAATGGTTCTGCCAAGTAA
- the LOC107939223 gene encoding pinin, which translates to MGSTAVEKTAEELQREIDELHRQQREITERLRDPRGLRRGGLSGIGPRNFAANGSRQRGFLRPADRIDGEDQPPAKRRLSSAVVKVEDGEIVDDEVAKDASDMAVEGSGAVHESDRKLSTQQQSGWSRRDVNQRPLKKDAEVPVAEHVPRILPKDDDPSLINRNKRMLGQLLGTLERFRKEDKQLSGTEAYMRRSNSLQRAEQRAREESEKLRQQEREQIAEKRRRDLTLRARVAAKAEEKKLELLFLQWSEHHKKLSNFIRTKTEPPIYYLPTKPLHEDAAIYEQQKEQEYLEWKTARREELSEYQKQIGEEYVGNVEKELERWQNARKARKVNNDMNLQETMDKELDSHRLEHGPKKRKIPGGNNNEDEEDVEDINVGEDDMMDDVLDVDDNNGRRGDETAKAEPDVDQL; encoded by the exons ATGGGAAGCACCGCCGTCGAGAAGACAGCAGAAGAGCTTCAGCGAGAGATTGATGAGCTTCATCGCCAGCAACGCGAG ATTACAGAGAGGCTGAGAGATCCTCGAGGACTCCGAAGAGGAGGACTGTCAGGCATCGGTCCTCGTAACTTCGCCGCCAATGGTTCTCGTCAGCGTGGCTTTCTTCGACCT GCGGATAGGATTGATGGAGAAGATCAACCTCCGGCTAAGAGGCGATTGTCATCAGCTGTTGTCAAG GTTGAAGATGGAGAGATTGTTGATGATGAAGTAGCAAAGGATGCCAGTGACATGGCTGTCGAAGGATCTGGTGCAGTACATGAGAGTGATAGAAAGCTTTCGACTCAGCAGCAAAGTGGTTGGTCTAGAAGGGATGTAAATCAAAGACCACTGAAGAAG GATGCTGAAGTTCCGGTTGCTGAGCATGTTCCAAGGATTTTGCCCAAGGATGACGACCCAAGCTTGATTAATAGGAATAAAAGAATGTTGGGTCAACTTTTAGGGACTTTGGAG AGATTCAGGAAAGAAGATAAGCAACTTTCAGGGACAGAGGCATATATGAGACGGTCAAATTCCTTGCAAAGA GCTGAGCAAAGAGCTCGCGAAGAAAGTGAGAAGCTGAGGCAACAAGAGCGTGAACAAATAGCAGAAAAGAGGAGGAGAGATCTG ACTCTCAGGGCTCGTGTAGCTGCCAAGGCTGAAGAAAAGAAGCTGGAGTTGTTGTTTCTTCAGTGGAGTGAGCACCACAAAAAGCTTAGCAATTTTATAAG GACGAAAACTGAGCCTCCAATATATTATTTACCAACTAAACCATTGCATGAAGATGCAGCCATATATGAGCAGCAGAAAGAACAA GAGTATTTGGAATGGAAGACAGCAAGGAGGGAGGAACTGTCTGAATATCAGAAACAGATAGGAGAAGAATATGTAGGGAACGTGGAAAAGGAGTTGGAGAGGTGGCAAAATGCTCGGAAAGCTAGGAAAGTAAACAATGACATGAACCTACAAGAAACAATGGACAAAGAATTGGATAGCCATAGACTGGAGCATGGTCCAAAGAAGAGAAAGATACCAGGTGGAAACAACAATGAAGATGAGGAAGATGTGGAAGATATCAAtgttggggaagatgatatgatgGATGATGTGTTGGATGTTGATGATAATAATGGTAGGAGGGGAGATGAAACAGCGAAAGCAGAGCCCGATGTTGATCAGCTTTGA
- the LOC107939226 gene encoding uncharacterized protein — protein MQMPPHAREMRPTPNGDHHRRHGLSAASPLAYYPRSSSSSASFKGCCCCLFLLSSFLLLLVLAVFLIIFLAVKPEKPQFDLQQVGVQYMGISTSNPSSFDGTGTAVSPSPTTASLSLTIHLLFTAVNPNKVGIKYGESRFTVMYRGIPLGKASVPGFYQEAHSTRNVEATIAVDRANLMQADAADLIRDASLSDRVQLRVLGDVGAKIRVLDFDSPGVQVSVDCAIVISPRKQSITDKQCGFDGLSV, from the exons ATGCAAATGCCACCCCACGCCAGAGAAATGCGTCCAACCCCCAATGGCGACCACCACCGCCGTCACGGCCTCTCCGCCGCATCACCTCTCGCTTACTACCCTCGCTCTTCCTCTTCTTCTGCCTCTTTCAAAGGCTGCTGTTGCTGCCTCTTCCTTCTCTCTTCCTTCTTACTCCTTCTCGTCCTAGCTGTTTTTCTCATAATATTCCTGGCTGTTAAACCCGAGAAACCCCAGTTCGATCTCCAACAAGTAGGGGTTCAATACATGGGTATCTCCACTTCTAATCCTTCCTCCTTCGATGGCACTGGCACCGCTGTCTCGCCTTCCCCAACAACCGCTTCTTTGTCCTTAACTATCCACTTGCTTTTCACTGCGGTGAATCCCAATAAGGTCGGCATCAAATACGGCGAGTCTAGGTTCACCGTTATGTACCGTGGGATTCCTTTGGGAAAAGCTTCCGTCCCTGGGTTTTACCAAGAAGCTCACAGCACCCGGAATGTGGAAGCTACCATCGCCGTGGATCGAGCTAACTTAATGCAAGCTGATGCAGCTGATTTAATCAGAGATGCTTCACTTAGTGACCGTGTTCAGCTTAGAGTTTTGGGTGATGTTGGCGCTAAGATCCGCGTCTTGGACTTCGATTCTCCTGGCGTTCAG GTATCGGTGGATTGTGCAATAGTGATCAGTCCAAGGAAGCAGTCTATCACCGACAAGCAATGTGGATTCGATGGATTGAGTGTTTAA